Proteins from a genomic interval of Rhodococcoides fascians A25f:
- the sucC gene encoding ADP-forming succinate--CoA ligase subunit beta: MDLFEYQAKELFAKHGVPTSAGRVTDTVAGATQIAEEIGKPVMVKAQVKVGGRGKAGGVKYSKDVAAATENAEAILGLDIKGHVVKKLLVAEASDIAEEYYISFLLDRTNRTYLAMCSVEGGVEIEVTAEENPDALARIPVDAVKGVDLAFAREIAEKGKLPAEVLDAAAVTIQKLWEVFINEDALLVEVNPLVRTPDDQILALDGKVTLDANADFRQAGHAEFEDKDAADPLEAKAKENDLNYVKLDGQVGIIGNGAGLVMSTLDVVAYAGEAHGGVKPANFLDIGGGASAEVMAAGLDVILGDEQVKSVFVNVFGGITACDAVANGIVGALKKLGDDANKPLVVRLDGNKVEEGRKILADAAHPLVTLAGTMDEGADKAAELAAK; this comes from the coding sequence ATGGATCTCTTCGAATACCAGGCGAAGGAATTGTTCGCCAAGCATGGCGTACCCACCTCCGCCGGTCGTGTCACCGACACGGTCGCCGGAGCAACACAGATTGCCGAAGAAATCGGCAAGCCAGTAATGGTCAAGGCACAGGTCAAGGTCGGCGGCCGCGGCAAGGCCGGCGGAGTCAAGTACTCCAAGGACGTCGCAGCAGCCACCGAGAACGCAGAAGCGATTCTCGGACTCGACATCAAGGGTCATGTCGTCAAGAAGCTTCTCGTTGCAGAAGCCTCCGACATCGCCGAGGAGTACTACATCTCCTTCCTGCTCGATCGCACCAACCGCACCTACCTCGCGATGTGTTCGGTCGAGGGTGGAGTGGAGATCGAGGTGACGGCGGAGGAGAACCCCGACGCACTCGCACGTATCCCGGTCGACGCAGTCAAGGGCGTAGACCTCGCTTTCGCTCGTGAGATCGCCGAGAAGGGCAAGCTGCCCGCCGAGGTGCTCGACGCCGCTGCGGTGACCATCCAGAAGCTGTGGGAGGTCTTCATCAACGAAGACGCTCTCCTGGTCGAGGTCAACCCGCTGGTTCGCACCCCCGACGATCAGATCCTGGCCCTCGACGGCAAGGTGACGCTCGACGCCAACGCAGACTTCCGCCAGGCCGGCCACGCCGAGTTCGAGGACAAGGACGCAGCCGATCCCCTCGAGGCCAAGGCCAAGGAGAACGACCTCAACTACGTCAAGCTCGACGGACAGGTCGGAATCATCGGAAACGGTGCAGGACTTGTCATGTCGACCCTCGACGTCGTCGCCTACGCAGGCGAGGCACACGGCGGCGTCAAGCCTGCCAACTTCCTCGACATCGGCGGCGGAGCGTCGGCCGAGGTCATGGCCGCAGGCCTCGACGTCATCCTCGGTGACGAGCAGGTCAAGAGCGTGTTCGTCAACGTCTTCGGTGGCATCACCGCTTGTGACGCAGTCGCCAACGGCATCGTCGGCGCGCTGAAGAAGCTGGGCGACGACGCCAACAAGCCGCTGGTCGTCCGTCTCGACGGCAACAAGGTCGAAGAGGGCCGCAAGATTCTCGCCGACGCCGCGCACCCGCTGGTGACGCTCGCCGGAACCATGGACGAGGGCGCCGACAAGGCCGCCGAGCTGGCAGCGAAGTAG
- a CDS encoding M23 family metallopeptidase, with protein MQQHRASFTSSRFTRPAAEEATTVYSYEPADDNGAYDAYSYPAYQYAEAEYVDTAYVAPDEAPTVVTTFATTADATPVARRGGAHRIPLPPTALKGRAAVLAVAAGAVVAAGQAVINDDSPATVATSEYALAAGEAPAAAVAATTAPQTAELDADSSSATPSQAPQILSVAAPADLSQFNDLLAKGQRFSEERAAREAAARRPLFALPAQGTYTSNFGTRWGVLHAGVDVANAIGTPIYAVADGKVIDSGPAAGFGMWVRLQHADGTITVYGHIDSTLVTVGQDVMAGDQIARMGNRGFSTGPHLHFEVHLPGEVKIDPLPWLASRGISLGPEMD; from the coding sequence TTGCAGCAACACCGTGCGTCCTTCACCTCCAGCCGGTTCACTCGACCCGCCGCTGAAGAAGCGACCACGGTCTACAGCTACGAGCCTGCCGACGACAACGGCGCGTACGACGCGTACTCCTACCCGGCGTACCAGTACGCCGAGGCCGAGTACGTCGACACCGCCTACGTCGCACCCGACGAAGCACCGACCGTCGTCACGACGTTCGCGACCACCGCAGACGCCACCCCCGTGGCCCGTCGCGGCGGAGCACACCGAATCCCGCTTCCCCCCACCGCCCTCAAAGGCCGCGCTGCTGTACTCGCCGTGGCTGCCGGCGCTGTCGTGGCTGCAGGCCAGGCCGTCATCAACGACGACTCGCCCGCTACGGTCGCCACCTCCGAGTACGCGCTCGCCGCCGGTGAAGCACCCGCCGCCGCAGTCGCGGCCACCACCGCCCCGCAAACTGCCGAACTCGACGCAGATTCGTCGAGCGCAACGCCGTCGCAGGCACCGCAGATTCTCAGCGTCGCGGCACCGGCCGATCTGAGCCAGTTCAACGACTTGCTCGCCAAGGGTCAGCGCTTCAGCGAAGAGCGTGCTGCACGTGAAGCAGCCGCCCGCCGGCCCCTGTTTGCCCTCCCCGCGCAGGGCACCTACACCTCCAACTTCGGTACTCGCTGGGGCGTTCTCCACGCCGGTGTCGACGTTGCCAACGCCATCGGAACTCCGATCTACGCCGTCGCCGACGGCAAGGTCATCGACTCCGGTCCGGCTGCAGGCTTCGGCATGTGGGTTCGACTGCAGCACGCCGACGGCACGATCACCGTGTACGGCCACATCGACAGCACGCTCGTCACCGTCGGCCAGGATGTCATGGCCGGCGATCAGATCGCACGTATGGGCAACCGCGGCTTCTCCACCGGACCGCACCTGCACTTCGAGGTCCACCTCCCGGGCGAGGTCAAGATCGACCCGCTGCCCTGGCTCGCCTCCCGAGGAATCTCCCTCGGACCCGAAATGGACTGA
- the pcrA gene encoding DNA helicase PcrA, whose protein sequence is MNTFLQGLASRKNAASDALLEGLNPQQREAVVHTGSPLLIVAGAGSGKTAVLTRRIAYLLAERGVSPGQILAITFTNKAAAEMRERVAGLVGPRANAMWVSTFHSSCVRILRAQAALLPGLNSNFSIYDADDSRRLLTMISKDLQIDTKKFSARLLSTAISNLKNELIGPDKATEDADGDPAELPRLVAKVYRIYQQRLRAANAMDFDDLIGETVGILQAFPQVAQYYRRRFRHVLVDEYQDTNHAQYMLVRELVGTPDADGALEGTVAPGELCVVGDADQSIYAFRGATIRNIEEFERDYPDARTILLEQNYRSTQNILSAANAVISRNIGRREKKLWTDTGEGELIVGYVADNEHDEASFVASEIDRLVDGGDVRFDEVAVFYRTNNSSRALEEIFIRLGLPYKVVGGVRFYERKEVRDLVAYLRVLSNEDDTVSMRRILNTPRRGIGDRAEACVAVHAEQRDISFSRALHDAAAGKVALLNSRQQKLIAQFMELLDELRAVLTATDGDGNDIADIGDVVEAVLDRTGYRAELEASSDPQDGARLDNLNELVSVAREFTSEARNQAAVAEEALETGDDRSEDDGGVDGLAEPGSLAAFLERVSLVADTDQIPDSGTGVVTLMTLHTAKGLEFPVVFVTGWEDGQFPHMRALGDPNELSEERRLAYVGITRARQRLYLTRAIMRSAWGQPIANPESRFLQEVPQHLIDWRREDPGTGGGRAIGGGRSGSYGSNSYGSGGGYGSNSYGSGGSGGSSSRGQSSSPSFGAAKGRNSNLVLAVGDRVSHDKYGLGTVLESTGAGVKAMVLIDFGSAGRVKMMLIGGVPMTKL, encoded by the coding sequence ATGAACACATTCCTCCAAGGCCTCGCGTCCCGTAAGAATGCTGCGTCCGACGCGTTGTTGGAAGGGCTCAATCCCCAGCAACGTGAGGCCGTTGTGCACACCGGATCGCCGCTGCTCATCGTGGCTGGAGCCGGTTCGGGCAAGACAGCGGTGCTGACGCGTCGTATCGCGTATCTGCTCGCCGAGCGCGGGGTGTCCCCAGGTCAGATTCTGGCCATCACGTTCACCAACAAGGCCGCCGCGGAGATGCGCGAGCGAGTCGCCGGTCTGGTGGGACCGCGAGCGAATGCGATGTGGGTATCGACGTTCCACTCGAGTTGTGTGCGAATTCTGCGGGCCCAGGCAGCGCTGCTGCCCGGGCTGAACTCGAACTTCTCGATCTACGACGCCGACGACTCGCGCCGATTGCTGACGATGATTTCCAAGGATCTGCAGATCGACACCAAGAAGTTCTCGGCGCGGCTGCTCTCGACGGCGATCTCCAACCTCAAGAACGAACTGATCGGCCCGGACAAGGCCACCGAGGACGCCGACGGCGACCCTGCCGAGCTGCCGCGGCTCGTCGCGAAGGTCTATCGCATCTATCAGCAGCGTCTGCGCGCGGCCAACGCCATGGACTTCGACGACCTCATCGGCGAGACAGTGGGAATTCTGCAGGCCTTCCCGCAGGTGGCCCAGTACTACCGCCGCAGATTCCGGCACGTGCTGGTCGACGAGTATCAGGACACCAACCACGCTCAGTACATGCTGGTGCGAGAGCTGGTGGGCACTCCCGATGCCGACGGAGCGCTCGAGGGCACCGTCGCTCCGGGAGAGCTGTGTGTGGTGGGCGATGCCGATCAGTCCATCTACGCCTTCCGCGGCGCGACCATCCGCAACATCGAGGAATTCGAGCGCGACTACCCCGACGCTCGCACTATCTTGCTCGAGCAGAACTACCGGTCGACGCAGAACATTCTCTCGGCCGCCAATGCCGTGATCTCTCGCAACATCGGTCGCCGCGAGAAGAAGTTGTGGACCGACACCGGCGAGGGCGAGCTGATCGTCGGCTACGTCGCAGACAACGAGCACGACGAGGCGTCGTTCGTGGCCTCGGAGATCGACCGGCTCGTCGACGGCGGAGATGTGCGCTTCGACGAGGTAGCGGTGTTCTATCGCACCAACAACTCCTCGCGTGCGCTCGAAGAGATCTTCATTCGACTCGGTCTGCCGTACAAGGTCGTCGGCGGCGTCCGGTTCTACGAGCGCAAGGAAGTACGGGACCTGGTCGCGTATCTGCGGGTGCTGTCCAACGAGGACGACACCGTCAGCATGCGACGCATCCTGAACACCCCGCGCCGAGGTATCGGCGATCGTGCCGAGGCGTGTGTCGCCGTCCACGCGGAGCAACGTGACATCAGCTTCTCGCGCGCCCTGCACGACGCGGCCGCGGGCAAGGTGGCGTTGCTCAACTCGCGGCAGCAGAAGCTGATCGCACAGTTCATGGAATTGCTCGACGAACTGCGCGCAGTACTCACCGCGACCGACGGCGACGGAAACGACATCGCCGATATCGGTGATGTCGTCGAAGCCGTTCTCGACCGCACGGGCTACCGCGCCGAACTCGAAGCCAGCAGTGATCCGCAGGACGGCGCACGCCTGGACAACCTCAACGAACTTGTCAGCGTGGCAAGGGAGTTCACGTCCGAGGCGCGAAACCAAGCCGCGGTGGCGGAGGAAGCGCTCGAGACAGGCGACGACCGAAGCGAGGACGACGGTGGCGTCGACGGGCTGGCCGAACCGGGTTCGCTCGCGGCATTCCTCGAACGGGTCTCCCTGGTAGCCGATACCGATCAGATTCCCGACTCGGGCACCGGAGTCGTCACCTTGATGACGCTGCACACCGCGAAGGGCCTGGAGTTTCCGGTCGTCTTCGTGACCGGCTGGGAGGACGGCCAATTCCCGCACATGCGAGCACTGGGTGACCCCAACGAACTGTCCGAGGAGCGACGCCTGGCATACGTGGGTATCACGCGCGCACGGCAGCGGCTCTATCTCACGCGCGCGATCATGCGGTCGGCGTGGGGCCAGCCCATTGCGAACCCGGAATCACGTTTCCTGCAGGAAGTCCCGCAACACCTGATCGATTGGCGACGTGAGGATCCCGGCACCGGCGGCGGCCGCGCGATCGGCGGTGGCAGATCCGGGAGCTACGGCTCGAACAGTTACGGCTCGGGCGGTGGTTACGGCTCGAACAGCTATGGCTCGGGTGGTTCCGGCGGCTCCTCGTCACGCGGCCAGAGCTCGTCGCCCAGCTTCGGTGCCGCCAAGGGGCGCAACTCCAATCTTGTTCTCGCCGTCGGTGATCGAGTCAGTCACGACAAGTACGGCCTGGGTACGGTGCTGGAATCGACCGGTGCCGGCGTCAAGGCGATGGTCCTGATCGACTTCGGCTCGGCCGGCCGCGTCAAGATGATGCTCATCGGCGGCGTCCCGATGACCAAGCTGTAG
- a CDS encoding chorismate mutase — MAMTTKIDSEIAVPSSEAEINDLRQEIDRLDAEILTAIKRRSEVSQIIGRTRMASGGPRLVHSREMKVLERFSSLGQEGHTLAMLLLRLGRGRLGH, encoded by the coding sequence ATGGCCATGACGACGAAGATCGACTCAGAGATTGCAGTGCCTTCCAGCGAGGCCGAGATCAACGATTTGCGCCAGGAAATCGACCGCCTCGATGCCGAGATCCTGACGGCCATCAAGCGTCGCTCCGAGGTCTCGCAGATCATCGGCCGCACCCGCATGGCCTCCGGTGGTCCGCGCCTGGTGCACAGCCGTGAGATGAAGGTCCTCGAGCGTTTCAGCAGCCTCGGTCAGGAAGGCCACACGTTGGCCATGCTCCTGCTCCGCCTCGGTCGCGGTCGCCTCGGACACTGA
- a CDS encoding NAD-dependent succinate-semialdehyde dehydrogenase, protein MDQRALIESIPAKLWIGGKAVDAEGGKTFAVNDPATGKPLTEVADASPADAMKALDAAAAAQKSWAATPARERSEILRAAFEKVTERADDIALLMTLEMGKALAESKAEVKYGAEFFRWFAEEAVRIGGRYTPAPAGNGRILVTKAPVGPVLAITPWNFPLAMGTRKIGPALAAGCTIVVKPARETPLTMLLLAQIFDEVGLPEGVLSVLTTSKSGDVTGPLIEDPRLRKLTFTGSTGVGKSLVEKSATRLLRTSMELGGNAPFVVFDDANIDDAVDGAMLAKMRNGGEACTAANRLHVHNSVREEFTTKLVAKMSEMKLGPGVDPDTKLGPLINADQLDTVQELVDDAVEKGATVALGGTAPGGDGYFYPATVLTDVPAKARILKEEVFGPVAPIVGFDTEQEGIDAANATEYGLASYIYTENLDRALRVADAIDSGMVGVNRGVISDAAAPFGGVKESGFGREGGSEGIEEYLETKYIALK, encoded by the coding sequence ATGGACCAACGTGCATTGATCGAATCGATTCCGGCAAAACTGTGGATCGGCGGCAAGGCCGTCGACGCAGAGGGAGGCAAGACGTTCGCGGTGAACGATCCGGCGACCGGCAAGCCCCTGACCGAGGTGGCGGACGCATCGCCCGCCGACGCGATGAAGGCGCTCGACGCCGCCGCTGCAGCGCAGAAGAGCTGGGCGGCAACGCCTGCGCGCGAGCGCAGCGAGATTCTGCGAGCGGCCTTCGAGAAGGTCACCGAACGCGCCGACGACATCGCGCTGCTGATGACCCTCGAGATGGGTAAGGCCCTTGCAGAGTCGAAGGCCGAAGTGAAGTACGGTGCCGAGTTCTTCCGCTGGTTCGCCGAGGAAGCCGTGCGCATCGGTGGTCGCTACACCCCGGCTCCGGCGGGCAACGGTCGGATTCTCGTCACGAAGGCTCCCGTGGGCCCGGTGTTGGCGATCACCCCGTGGAACTTCCCTCTCGCTATGGGTACCAGGAAGATCGGGCCTGCTCTGGCCGCCGGCTGCACCATCGTCGTCAAGCCCGCCCGCGAGACTCCGCTGACGATGCTGCTGCTCGCGCAGATCTTCGACGAGGTCGGCCTGCCCGAAGGTGTGCTCTCGGTACTGACGACGTCGAAGTCCGGCGACGTCACCGGTCCACTGATCGAAGACCCACGCTTGCGGAAGCTCACGTTCACCGGCTCGACGGGAGTGGGTAAATCGCTCGTCGAGAAATCTGCGACGAGGTTGCTGCGGACGTCGATGGAACTCGGTGGCAATGCCCCGTTCGTGGTGTTCGACGACGCGAACATAGACGACGCGGTGGACGGCGCGATGCTGGCGAAGATGCGCAACGGCGGAGAGGCCTGCACCGCGGCGAACCGGCTGCACGTGCACAACAGCGTTCGGGAGGAGTTCACCACCAAGTTGGTGGCGAAGATGTCCGAGATGAAGCTCGGACCCGGCGTCGACCCCGACACCAAGCTCGGCCCGCTGATCAACGCAGATCAGCTCGACACCGTTCAAGAGCTCGTCGACGATGCAGTGGAGAAGGGAGCAACAGTCGCGCTCGGCGGTACCGCACCGGGCGGAGATGGGTACTTCTACCCGGCGACCGTGCTCACCGACGTTCCAGCGAAGGCCAGGATCCTGAAAGAGGAAGTGTTCGGGCCTGTCGCTCCCATCGTCGGCTTCGACACCGAGCAGGAAGGTATCGACGCAGCCAACGCCACCGAGTACGGCCTGGCGTCGTACATCTACACGGAGAACCTGGACCGCGCGCTACGGGTGGCCGACGCCATCGACAGCGGAATGGTGGGCGTCAACCGCGGAGTGATCTCGGACGCGGCTGCGCCGTTCGGTGGAGTCAAGGAATCGGGATTCGGCCGTGAGGGCGGATCCGAGGGCATCGAGGAATACCTCGAGACCAAGTACATCGCTTTGAAGTAG
- the pgi gene encoding glucose-6-phosphate isomerase: protein MSVDITGTDAWQKLTDHHSTIADTHLRTLFAEDSDRAQTFTLDAADLHIDYSKHRITRETVELLVELARTADVEGKRDAMFSGAHINTSEDRAVLHTALRLPADASLTVDGQDVVADVHEVLTAMGEFTDRVRSGEWVGATGEKISTVVNIGIGGSDLGPVMVYNALRHYADAGISAKFVSNVDPADLVGALDGLDPASTLFIIASKTFSTLETLTNATAARRWLVDALGEDAVAKHFVAVSTNAERVADFGIDTANMFGFWDWVGGRYSVDSAIGLSVMAVVGKDAFGEFLDGFHRIDEHFRTTPLAENAPVLLGLIGLWYSSFFGAETRAVLPYSNDLSRFAAYLQQLTMESNGKSVKADGSPVTTPTGEIFWGEPGTNGQHAFYQLLHQGTRLVPADFIGFAEPTDDLPTRDGTGSMHDLLMSNFFAQTKVLAFGKTAEEIAAEDTPADVVPHKVMPGNRPSTSILASKLTPSVVGQLIALYEHQVFVEGVIWGVDSYDQWGVELGKTQALELTPVLTDSEAPAAQSDSSTDSLVRWYRAQRGRSA from the coding sequence ATGAGCGTCGATATCACCGGCACGGATGCCTGGCAGAAGCTGACCGATCACCACTCCACGATCGCCGATACTCATCTTCGGACCCTGTTCGCCGAGGACTCCGACCGAGCGCAGACATTCACCCTCGATGCCGCCGATCTTCATATCGACTACAGCAAGCACCGGATCACTCGCGAGACCGTCGAGTTGCTCGTCGAACTCGCCCGCACCGCCGATGTCGAAGGCAAGCGCGACGCGATGTTCTCGGGCGCGCACATCAACACCTCCGAGGACCGCGCCGTTCTGCACACCGCGTTGCGCCTACCGGCCGACGCGTCGTTGACCGTCGACGGCCAGGACGTCGTCGCCGATGTACACGAAGTCCTCACTGCTATGGGCGAATTCACCGACCGAGTGCGTTCCGGCGAATGGGTCGGTGCCACCGGCGAAAAAATCTCCACAGTCGTCAACATCGGCATCGGCGGATCCGACCTCGGACCGGTCATGGTCTACAACGCGCTCCGTCACTACGCCGACGCGGGGATTTCCGCAAAGTTCGTCTCCAACGTCGACCCAGCCGATCTCGTCGGTGCACTCGACGGACTCGACCCGGCGTCAACGCTGTTCATCATCGCGTCCAAGACGTTCTCCACCCTCGAAACATTGACCAACGCGACCGCGGCCCGTCGCTGGCTCGTCGACGCACTCGGTGAAGACGCCGTCGCCAAGCACTTCGTCGCCGTGTCCACCAACGCCGAGCGCGTCGCGGACTTCGGCATCGACACCGCCAACATGTTCGGCTTCTGGGACTGGGTCGGCGGACGCTACTCCGTCGATTCGGCAATCGGTCTGTCGGTCATGGCCGTTGTCGGCAAAGACGCGTTCGGCGAATTCCTGGACGGCTTTCATCGCATCGACGAGCACTTCCGCACCACCCCGCTCGCCGAGAATGCGCCGGTTCTGCTCGGCCTCATCGGCCTGTGGTACAGCTCGTTCTTCGGCGCGGAAACCCGTGCAGTGCTGCCGTATTCGAATGACCTCTCCCGCTTCGCGGCGTACCTGCAGCAGTTGACGATGGAATCCAACGGCAAGTCCGTCAAGGCCGACGGCTCCCCCGTCACCACACCCACCGGCGAGATCTTCTGGGGCGAGCCGGGCACCAACGGCCAGCATGCCTTCTACCAATTGCTACACCAGGGAACACGTTTGGTGCCTGCGGACTTCATCGGATTCGCCGAGCCCACCGACGATCTACCCACCCGCGACGGCACCGGCTCGATGCACGACCTGCTGATGAGCAACTTCTTCGCCCAGACCAAGGTTCTCGCCTTCGGCAAAACTGCCGAGGAGATCGCCGCCGAGGACACACCGGCAGATGTGGTGCCGCACAAGGTGATGCCCGGCAATCGTCCGTCCACCTCGATTCTCGCGTCGAAGCTCACGCCCTCGGTGGTCGGCCAATTGATAGCCCTGTACGAACATCAGGTCTTCGTCGAAGGCGTCATCTGGGGCGTCGACTCCTACGACCAGTGGGGCGTCGAACTGGGCAAGACCCAGGCCCTGGAGCTGACTCCGGTGCTCACCGACTCCGAAGCTCCTGCTGCACAGTCGGATTCATCGACCGATTCCCTGGTGCGCTGGTACCGGGCGCAGCGGGGTCGTTCGGCCTGA
- a CDS encoding acyl-CoA dehydrogenase family protein encodes MDTHEVFNQSVDLSPYDTSADGSLLDGLARAGGGWALDEVRQLGALAGGADAQEWGRLANENPPVLKTHDRYGHRIDEVEFHPHWHDLMTVAVEHGLHASPWTDDRVGAHVARAAKFYVWGQTEAGHMCPISMTYAVVPALRHNPSLAAQYEPLLASREYDFGLRVPSEKRGLIAGMSMTEKQGGSDVRANTTTATPTSDGTYSIVGHKWFTSAPMSDMFLTLAQAPGGLSCFMLPRVLPDGTRNRMMLQRLKDKLGNKSNASGELEYHGATGWLVGEEGRGVRTIIEMVNMTRLDCVIGSAAGIRNATVRAVHHARHRAAFGAQLIDQPLMRNVLADLTIESEAATAAMIRLAQATDGSARGDEQESALRRIALAITKYWVCKRAPAHAAEALECLGGNGYVEESGMPRLFRESPLMSIWEGSGNVAALDSLRALARQPDSVEAFFGEIGQASGVDSRLDDAIARVGKELSDTSDMEYRARRVVELMALTFQGAQLVMHGNPAVADAFCATRLDRDWGIAFGTLPTGVDTSAVLARV; translated from the coding sequence ATGGACACGCATGAGGTATTCAATCAGTCGGTCGACCTGAGTCCGTACGACACATCCGCGGACGGGTCGTTGCTCGACGGCCTGGCGCGGGCCGGCGGCGGCTGGGCGCTCGACGAGGTTCGGCAGCTGGGAGCCCTCGCCGGCGGAGCTGACGCGCAGGAATGGGGGCGGCTCGCCAACGAGAACCCACCGGTGCTGAAGACGCACGATCGCTACGGTCATCGCATCGACGAGGTCGAATTCCACCCGCACTGGCACGATTTGATGACCGTCGCCGTCGAGCACGGACTGCATGCCAGCCCCTGGACCGACGATCGTGTGGGTGCGCACGTTGCCCGCGCTGCGAAGTTCTACGTCTGGGGTCAGACCGAGGCGGGTCATATGTGTCCCATCTCGATGACCTATGCCGTCGTTCCGGCTCTGCGGCACAACCCCTCTCTGGCAGCACAATACGAGCCACTGTTGGCCTCACGGGAATACGACTTCGGGCTGCGTGTTCCGTCCGAGAAGCGTGGACTGATCGCCGGCATGTCGATGACCGAGAAGCAGGGCGGATCCGATGTCCGCGCCAACACCACCACCGCTACTCCGACGTCGGATGGTACGTATTCGATTGTCGGCCACAAGTGGTTCACCTCTGCGCCGATGTCGGACATGTTCCTCACGTTGGCGCAGGCACCGGGCGGACTGTCGTGTTTCATGCTGCCGCGCGTCTTGCCCGACGGCACTCGTAACCGAATGATGCTGCAGCGCTTGAAGGACAAGCTGGGCAACAAGTCGAATGCATCCGGCGAGCTCGAGTACCACGGGGCGACCGGTTGGCTCGTGGGTGAAGAGGGTCGCGGAGTGCGCACCATCATCGAGATGGTGAACATGACCAGGCTGGACTGCGTCATCGGATCTGCGGCGGGAATTCGCAACGCCACCGTCCGCGCGGTTCATCATGCCCGCCACCGAGCAGCGTTCGGCGCGCAGCTGATCGATCAACCACTGATGCGAAACGTGCTGGCAGACTTGACCATCGAATCCGAGGCCGCGACTGCCGCCATGATTCGTCTGGCGCAGGCCACCGACGGATCGGCTCGCGGTGACGAGCAGGAGAGCGCACTACGCCGAATCGCGTTGGCCATCACCAAGTACTGGGTATGCAAGCGGGCACCGGCACATGCCGCCGAGGCCCTCGAATGTCTCGGTGGCAACGGCTATGTGGAGGAATCGGGTATGCCTCGGCTGTTCCGCGAATCGCCGTTGATGTCGATCTGGGAAGGCTCCGGGAACGTCGCCGCACTCGATTCCCTGCGTGCGTTGGCGCGGCAGCCGGACAGCGTCGAGGCCTTCTTCGGTGAGATCGGCCAGGCGTCGGGCGTGGATTCTCGACTGGACGACGCCATCGCGCGTGTCGGCAAAGAGCTCTCCGACACCTCCGACATGGAGTACCGGGCCAGACGAGTCGTCGAACTGATGGCTCTGACCTTCCAGGGTGCGCAGCTGGTGATGCACGGGAATCCCGCTGTGGCCGATGCGTTCTGCGCCACTCGACTCGACCGCGATTGGGGCATCGCCTTCGGCACCCTGCCGACGGGTGTCGATACCTCAGCGGTGTTGGCGCGGGTGTGA
- a CDS encoding TetR/AcrR family transcriptional regulator, with protein sequence MPYRRTPAVQARLDAGREKLFAAAIEVLSTQGYAGLSIASVAAAAGVSAGSVYTHFEGKADLVVAIFREVCGREVAAVVAVAGHGSTAERVTAVVETFAGRALKNRTMAYALLAEPVDPAVDAERLVFRRKFTEAFADAIAAGIAAGEIPEQDAAISAAGLVGAVGEVLVGPLSSHESKDPVPGLVALSLRALGVRDGHA encoded by the coding sequence ATGCCCTATCGCCGAACCCCCGCGGTGCAAGCCAGGCTCGACGCCGGCCGCGAGAAGCTGTTCGCTGCCGCCATCGAGGTGCTCTCGACGCAGGGTTACGCAGGACTGTCGATCGCCTCGGTCGCCGCGGCCGCGGGAGTGTCCGCGGGCAGCGTCTACACCCACTTCGAGGGCAAGGCGGACCTGGTGGTCGCCATCTTCCGCGAGGTCTGCGGCCGCGAGGTTGCCGCTGTGGTCGCCGTTGCCGGGCACGGAAGCACCGCCGAGCGGGTGACGGCAGTGGTGGAGACCTTCGCCGGACGAGCCCTGAAGAACCGAACGATGGCGTACGCGCTGCTCGCCGAACCGGTGGACCCCGCCGTCGACGCCGAGCGGTTGGTCTTCCGGCGAAAATTCACCGAGGCATTCGCCGACGCGATCGCGGCAGGCATCGCAGCCGGAGAGATTCCCGAGCAGGACGCGGCGATTTCGGCAGCAGGTCTGGTCGGTGCCGTCGGCGAAGTGCTGGTCGGTCCGTTGTCTTCACACGAATCCAAGGATCCGGTGCCGGGTCTGGTGGCATTGTCATTGCGCGCGTTAGGAGTTCGAGATGGACACGCATGA